Proteins encoded in a region of the Meiothermus sp. QL-1 genome:
- the cas10 gene encoding type III-A CRISPR-associated protein Cas10/Csm1 produces the protein MQSFTPLKAALAGLLHDLGKLYQRAYWGRPPEGVSDWSHPAYTAWAVLRWREWFPDAEELARAAARHHEGWHTKPEWQPKSPAEWCVALADTYASSERKEVDEKSGRAPETPLKSVLANLRVQGVYGEKDWGYSMVRAGQEVGQKPGEAYPEARPNVSQDTYWRIVERLDARLDELARFKPSGEILLSNLLGIFQELLWNVPSDTQGEPDVSLFDHLRLTGAIAAALWAYHGTAPTVEALRDEAPEKFLLVLGDLGGIQGHIYRIQGAQTGVGGLAKRLRARSLEVSLAAEAMGLDLLRRTGFTPLQRIMSAGGKFYLLLPNTEAVKRALEEVRKEWETWALEQGATLLPFLAEHAFAPAGFKAFSKELQQAHRKLALAKLRPLSSRLDKPYLNPTNVSLRPCAACGVRPAKSASDALCCGCERDAHLGRLIPKRQEVGFFKDNPPKPHYRFPGWSVALKPSKHYTLRTRLDFAPAAYPWEPRLLAGHIPTLRDALKLGNWRDLSEYQDWARKQGLWEEEEGGREEDDPLTLAELAEFSTGAKYLGALMLDADRMGEAFATGFVNEKGQDHSSPSRIASLSRMLELFFAGEVLELIRNPETYAERLGWDELKAREKARRYPLIYSVYAGGDDLFLLGPWDVLLEFALDLEALYRQFTQHNNLTLSGGFVLVNPSLPIPLLAEAVQEAEKQAKKDGRNRLHLFGQSVPWNELRGLVRWVQDFQRHLNAESKLGLSSALAYRLLRLWKQHKQGDPAQQMRYKPLLAYTLRERNEEIRQHYLQLSNHTDPAWKHLPVWLQWGLYLER, from the coding sequence GAAGAACTGGCTCGAGCCGCTGCTCGCCACCACGAGGGCTGGCACACCAAGCCTGAGTGGCAGCCCAAAAGCCCTGCCGAGTGGTGCGTGGCCTTGGCCGACACCTATGCCTCGAGTGAACGCAAGGAGGTGGACGAAAAAAGCGGTCGTGCGCCGGAGACCCCGCTCAAGTCGGTGCTGGCGAATCTAAGGGTGCAGGGGGTTTATGGCGAGAAGGATTGGGGCTACAGCATGGTGCGGGCCGGCCAGGAGGTGGGCCAGAAGCCGGGTGAAGCCTACCCGGAAGCCAGGCCTAACGTTTCGCAGGATACCTACTGGCGCATAGTCGAGCGGCTGGATGCCCGCTTGGATGAGCTGGCCCGCTTTAAACCAAGCGGCGAGATTCTGCTTTCAAACCTTCTGGGCATCTTTCAGGAGCTTTTGTGGAACGTGCCCTCGGACACCCAGGGCGAGCCCGACGTTTCGCTGTTCGACCACCTGCGCCTGACCGGCGCTATTGCGGCGGCGCTGTGGGCCTACCACGGCACCGCCCCAACCGTAGAGGCTCTCAGGGACGAGGCACCCGAGAAGTTCCTTCTGGTGTTGGGCGATCTGGGTGGTATCCAGGGCCACATCTACCGCATTCAGGGGGCCCAGACCGGGGTGGGGGGGCTGGCCAAGCGCTTGCGGGCGCGGAGTCTAGAGGTTTCGCTGGCTGCTGAGGCCATGGGCCTCGATCTACTCCGGCGCACCGGTTTCACCCCCTTGCAGCGCATCATGAGCGCGGGGGGGAAGTTCTACCTGCTGTTGCCCAACACCGAGGCCGTGAAGCGAGCTTTGGAGGAAGTGCGGAAAGAGTGGGAAACCTGGGCGCTGGAGCAGGGCGCAACGCTGCTGCCCTTCCTGGCAGAGCATGCTTTTGCCCCTGCTGGCTTCAAAGCTTTTAGCAAGGAGCTTCAGCAAGCGCACCGCAAGCTAGCTTTGGCCAAGCTGAGGCCGCTCTCGAGCCGGTTGGATAAGCCCTACCTGAACCCCACGAACGTCAGCCTGCGGCCTTGTGCGGCTTGCGGGGTGCGCCCGGCCAAGTCGGCCAGCGATGCGCTTTGCTGCGGGTGCGAGCGGGACGCTCACCTAGGCCGCCTCATTCCCAAGCGGCAAGAGGTGGGGTTCTTCAAGGACAACCCCCCCAAGCCACACTATCGCTTTCCGGGTTGGTCGGTGGCTTTAAAGCCGTCCAAACACTACACCCTGCGCACCCGCCTCGACTTTGCTCCGGCGGCTTATCCCTGGGAACCGCGCTTGCTGGCGGGGCACATCCCCACCCTGCGGGATGCCCTAAAACTAGGGAATTGGCGTGACCTGAGTGAGTACCAGGACTGGGCCAGGAAGCAAGGGCTTTGGGAGGAGGAGGAAGGCGGGCGGGAGGAAGACGACCCCCTTACCCTGGCCGAGCTGGCCGAGTTTTCCACCGGGGCTAAGTATTTGGGGGCCCTGATGCTCGATGCCGACCGGATGGGCGAGGCTTTTGCCACCGGCTTTGTGAACGAAAAAGGCCAGGATCACAGCAGCCCCAGCCGCATCGCCAGCCTGTCGCGGATGCTCGAGCTGTTCTTTGCTGGAGAAGTGCTCGAGCTAATCCGCAATCCTGAAACCTACGCCGAGCGTCTGGGCTGGGATGAGCTAAAAGCCAGAGAAAAAGCCCGTCGCTACCCCCTCATCTACTCGGTGTACGCTGGAGGCGACGACCTCTTTCTGCTGGGGCCCTGGGACGTGCTTTTGGAGTTTGCCCTCGACCTGGAGGCCCTCTACCGGCAGTTCACCCAGCACAACAACCTCACCCTCTCGGGCGGATTTGTGTTGGTGAACCCCTCGCTGCCCATTCCCCTGCTGGCCGAGGCGGTACAGGAGGCTGAAAAACAGGCCAAAAAAGATGGGCGCAACCGGCTGCACCTCTTTGGACAGAGCGTGCCCTGGAATGAGTTGCGTGGCCTGGTGCGTTGGGTGCAGGATTTCCAACGCCATCTGAACGCCGAGAGCAAGCTGGGCCTGAGCAGTGCCCTGGCCTACCGCCTGCTCAGGCTGTGGAAGCAGCACAAGCAAGGCGACCCGGCCCAGCAGATGCGCTACAAGCCCCTCTTGGCCTACACTCTGCGCGAGCGAAACGAGGAAATTCGGCAACACTACTTACAGTTGAGCAACCACACAGACCCTGCCTGGAAACACTTACCGGTTTGGCTGCAGTGGGGGTTGTACCTGGAGCGATAA